A portion of the Streptomyces erythrochromogenes genome contains these proteins:
- the arfB gene encoding alternative ribosome rescue aminoacyl-tRNA hydrolase ArfB, giving the protein MPGPYVIRGSVALPEGELSWRFSRSSGPGGQHVNTSDSRVELLFDLAATKALPEVWKERALERLAGRLVGGVVTVRASEHRSQLRNREMALVRLASLLAEATAPPPKQRRATKIPRGINERRLREKKARAETKRGRTGRDW; this is encoded by the coding sequence ATGCCTGGTCCCTATGTCATCCGCGGTTCGGTCGCGCTCCCCGAGGGGGAGCTCTCCTGGCGTTTCTCGCGGTCCTCCGGGCCCGGCGGGCAGCACGTGAACACCTCGGACTCGCGCGTGGAGCTGCTGTTCGACCTGGCGGCGACCAAGGCGCTGCCCGAGGTCTGGAAGGAGCGGGCGCTGGAGCGCCTCGCCGGCCGGCTGGTGGGCGGGGTGGTGACCGTACGGGCCTCCGAGCACCGGTCGCAGCTGCGCAACCGGGAGATGGCGCTGGTCCGGCTGGCCTCGCTGCTGGCCGAGGCGACGGCGCCGCCGCCCAAGCAGCGCCGCGCGACGAAGATCCCGCGCGGGATCAACGAGCGGCGGCTGCGGGAGAAGAAGGCGCGGGCCGAGACCAAGCGGGGCCGGACCGGCCGGGACTGGTAG
- a CDS encoding flavin reductase family protein — protein MLKTTPVPAPPDTSPHAEGVSNDEFRAAMSRLTAGVCLITAHEAPLTAGGPRGEDVGMTATAFMSVSLDPPLVLVSLREGSRMDDLLAEQPLWAVSVLADHQLQIAGRFAMKGRISDRLLFADLPYVRGEASGAPLLSGALATLECRTENRVEAGDHTLVIGRVLTAALPSPDSPPLTHFRGRYRHLG, from the coding sequence GTGCTGAAGACGACCCCCGTACCCGCCCCGCCCGACACGAGCCCCCATGCTGAGGGGGTGAGCAATGACGAGTTCCGCGCCGCGATGTCCCGGCTGACCGCGGGCGTGTGCCTGATCACCGCACACGAGGCCCCGCTGACGGCCGGCGGGCCGCGCGGCGAGGACGTCGGCATGACGGCGACCGCCTTCATGTCCGTGTCCCTCGACCCGCCCCTGGTCCTGGTGAGCCTGCGCGAGGGCTCCCGCATGGACGACCTGCTGGCGGAGCAGCCGCTGTGGGCGGTCTCCGTCCTCGCCGACCACCAGCTCCAGATCGCGGGCCGCTTCGCGATGAAGGGCCGCATCAGCGACCGGCTGCTCTTCGCCGACCTCCCGTACGTACGCGGCGAGGCCTCCGGCGCGCCCCTGCTGAGCGGCGCCCTCGCCACCCTGGAGTGCCGTACGGAGAACCGCGTCGAGGCGGGCGACCACACCCTGGTGATCGGCCGCGTCCTGACGGCCGCCCTGCCCTCCCCGGACTCCCCGCCGCTGACGCACTTCCGCGGGCGCTATCGGCACCTGGGCTGA
- the cdgB gene encoding diguanylate cyclase CdgB, which yields METESEPYVRLATLRQLHRVVADLNTARSLADTLQTVVDGIVVGLGYELACVNLVRPDGDLVVAAFAGDPAAEALITGRVGSRASWERRLTMGECWDGLRFIPHTEGWVLLEDDVPQWHTDGPDPRFEDEWHPEDRLYAPMYASGGELLGVISVDRPRNGRRPGAWGREALQMYAFQAAIAISNARLRANMQRALVRLEREQQALRASEESFRQAFEYAPSGMAIAEMGGDQHGRLLRTNDALCRLLGRPASVLRRYSFSDLVHPEDIGTLLRTSAEGGRAELRLGRRDGTYVWVSLRNSVVADAADGPRFLLTHVEDIEERKRHELQLAHRASHDSLTGLPNSAELRARLGARLCRRPQSARASAIEALDAAYEGREVHGGHDGHEVRVEAGGAGEHGFQPDGPDRYAASDPFDFPGAPTAPTDGPYDHHVHTVAPAADVDDGTKGLAVLFCDLDGFKSINDRFGHHTGDAVLIEVARRLTTGVRDGDTVARLGGDEFVVLADGLGAADAADLAVRLRNAIIPPIRVDGRAVRVGASFGIGWASCGMSADEVLRSADQRMYIEKRSRSKAHRRAG from the coding sequence ATGGAGACCGAGTCGGAGCCGTACGTCCGTCTTGCGACCCTGCGGCAGCTGCACCGGGTGGTGGCCGATCTCAACACGGCCCGGAGCCTGGCGGACACTCTGCAGACCGTCGTGGACGGCATCGTCGTGGGCCTCGGCTATGAGCTCGCCTGTGTCAACCTCGTTCGCCCCGACGGGGATCTCGTCGTCGCCGCCTTCGCGGGCGACCCCGCCGCGGAAGCCCTCATCACCGGTCGCGTGGGCTCCCGCGCCTCCTGGGAGCGCCGTCTGACGATGGGTGAGTGCTGGGACGGGCTCCGCTTCATCCCGCACACGGAGGGCTGGGTCCTGCTGGAGGACGACGTCCCCCAGTGGCACACCGACGGCCCCGATCCGCGCTTCGAGGACGAGTGGCACCCCGAGGACCGGCTCTATGCACCCATGTATGCGTCCGGCGGGGAACTTCTGGGTGTCATTTCGGTGGACAGACCGCGCAACGGCCGCCGGCCCGGTGCCTGGGGCCGCGAAGCGCTCCAGATGTACGCCTTCCAGGCGGCGATTGCGATCAGCAATGCCAGGCTCCGCGCGAACATGCAGCGCGCCCTCGTCCGGCTGGAACGCGAGCAGCAGGCGCTCCGCGCCAGTGAAGAGTCGTTCCGCCAGGCCTTCGAGTACGCGCCCAGCGGCATGGCCATCGCCGAGATGGGCGGTGACCAGCACGGCCGGCTGCTGCGTACCAACGACGCGCTGTGCCGGCTGCTCGGCCGCCCCGCCTCCGTGCTGCGCCGCTACTCCTTCTCCGACCTGGTCCACCCCGAGGACATCGGCACCCTGCTGCGCACCTCCGCCGAGGGGGGCCGCGCCGAGCTGCGCCTGGGCCGCCGGGACGGCACGTACGTATGGGTCTCGCTGCGCAACTCCGTCGTGGCGGACGCCGCCGACGGGCCGCGCTTCCTGCTCACGCACGTCGAGGACATCGAGGAGCGCAAGCGCCACGAGCTCCAGCTCGCCCACCGGGCCAGCCACGACTCGCTGACCGGGCTGCCCAACAGCGCCGAGCTGCGGGCCCGGCTCGGCGCGCGGCTGTGCCGCAGGCCGCAGTCCGCGCGGGCCAGCGCCATCGAGGCCCTGGACGCGGCCTACGAGGGGCGCGAGGTGCACGGCGGGCACGACGGGCACGAGGTGCGGGTGGAGGCGGGTGGTGCGGGCGAGCACGGGTTTCAGCCCGACGGCCCCGACCGGTACGCCGCATCGGACCCCTTCGACTTCCCCGGGGCGCCGACCGCCCCGACGGACGGACCGTACGACCACCACGTGCACACGGTGGCCCCCGCGGCCGACGTCGACGACGGGACGAAGGGGCTGGCGGTGCTCTTCTGCGACCTCGACGGCTTCAAGTCGATCAACGACCGGTTCGGGCACCACACGGGCGACGCGGTCCTGATCGAGGTCGCCCGGCGGCTGACGACGGGCGTCAGGGACGGTGACACCGTCGCCCGGCTGGGTGGTGACGAATTCGTCGTGCTGGCCGACGGCCTCGGTGCCGCCGACGCCGCGGACCTCGCCGTCCGGCTGCGCAACGCGATCATCCCGCCGATCCGCGTGGACGGCCGTGCGGTGCGTGTAGGCGCGAGTTTCGGCATCGGCTGGGCCAGCTGCGGCATGTCCGCGGACGAGGTGCTGCGCTCCGCCGACCAGCGGATGTACATCGAGAAGAGGTCCCGCTCCAAGGCACACCGCCGGGCGGGCTGA
- a CDS encoding CBM35 domain-containing protein, whose amino-acid sequence MTTPANNGPHGGANKPEDDDPFGYLYEDGQAAGATPPASGGGYGYPGGAVGGHPGAQPGVPRTSHHQVRTVGDRRNGGQRGPVPQQQSPGYQAQYQAPEALQAGGYGVPQQPQSPQHQTQTIGQAGGHGGHGGGGSSRRGLLIAAVAVVGAVVIGIGAALAFGDKGKAEDKGNDTANGGQQSAAPKDPASPTPSTKPSQAPLPKGEAAGAGMVLTGGAKLDSTVPGSKSSGGQYVAGFNQPGAALTWTVDVPEAGDYTLFVNYGVPGKDGKATLTVNGQTPTQGLNLANFAKAADGAWDKGWTRTYAWITLKKGSNAMKISCEPGNQCDVIFDQLELASGHTKR is encoded by the coding sequence ATGACGACGCCCGCGAACAACGGTCCGCACGGTGGGGCGAACAAGCCCGAGGACGACGATCCGTTCGGCTACCTCTACGAGGATGGCCAGGCGGCCGGAGCCACCCCGCCCGCGTCGGGCGGCGGGTACGGCTACCCCGGCGGGGCGGTCGGCGGTCACCCCGGTGCACAGCCCGGTGTCCCCCGTACCTCGCACCACCAGGTGCGTACGGTCGGCGACCGCAGGAACGGCGGCCAGCGCGGCCCCGTCCCGCAGCAGCAGAGCCCCGGTTACCAGGCCCAGTACCAGGCCCCCGAGGCGCTCCAGGCGGGCGGCTACGGCGTTCCGCAGCAGCCCCAGTCCCCGCAGCACCAGACCCAGACGATCGGGCAGGCCGGCGGTCACGGCGGCCACGGTGGCGGTGGCTCCAGTCGGCGCGGCCTGCTGATCGCGGCCGTCGCGGTGGTCGGCGCGGTCGTGATCGGCATCGGTGCGGCCCTCGCGTTCGGCGACAAGGGCAAGGCCGAGGACAAGGGCAACGACACCGCGAACGGCGGCCAGCAGTCGGCGGCCCCGAAGGACCCGGCGAGCCCGACCCCGAGCACGAAGCCCTCGCAGGCCCCGCTGCCGAAGGGCGAGGCGGCCGGTGCGGGCATGGTGCTGACCGGCGGTGCGAAGCTGGACAGCACGGTGCCGGGTTCGAAGAGCTCGGGCGGTCAGTACGTCGCGGGCTTCAACCAGCCCGGTGCGGCCCTCACCTGGACGGTGGACGTGCCGGAGGCGGGCGACTACACGCTGTTCGTCAACTACGGCGTCCCCGGCAAGGACGGCAAGGCGACCCTCACGGTCAACGGGCAGACCCCGACCCAGGGGCTGAACCTGGCCAACTTCGCCAAGGCGGCCGACGGCGCCTGGGACAAGGGCTGGACGCGCACCTACGCGTGGATCACCCTCAAGAAGGGCTCGAACGCGATGAAGATCTCGTGCGAGCCCGGCAACCAGTGCGACGTGATCTTCGACCAGCTGGAGCTGGCCTCGGGCCACACCAAGCGCTGA
- a CDS encoding 1-phosphofructokinase family hexose kinase, translating to MILTVTLNTALDVTYRVPRLLPHASHRVTAVTERPGGKGLNVARVLAALGHKVTATGFAGGPVGSVVRSALAASPGVVDALVPCGGASRRTLAVVDEASGDTTQFNEPGPLITPAEWSRFLAHYEELVSGVRAVALCGSLPPGVPVGAYAVLVRTARAAGVPVLLDTSGEALRRGVAARPEIIKPNAAELAELTGSRDPLPASRDARRRGAHAVVTSLGPAGLLAATAQGTWQAAPPRPLSGNPTGAGDSVVAGLLSALAEGLDWPDRLTRAVALSAATVLAPVAGEFDPGVYEELRQTVRVRNGN from the coding sequence ATGATCCTGACCGTGACGCTCAACACCGCACTCGACGTCACGTACCGCGTGCCGCGGCTGCTTCCGCACGCCTCGCACCGGGTCACCGCCGTGACCGAACGGCCCGGCGGCAAGGGGCTCAACGTCGCCCGCGTCCTCGCCGCGCTCGGCCACAAGGTCACGGCGACGGGCTTCGCCGGCGGCCCGGTCGGCTCCGTCGTACGGAGCGCGCTGGCCGCCTCCCCCGGGGTGGTGGACGCCCTGGTCCCCTGCGGGGGCGCCTCGCGCCGCACCCTGGCCGTGGTCGACGAAGCCTCCGGCGACACCACGCAGTTCAACGAGCCGGGCCCGCTGATCACGCCCGCGGAGTGGTCGCGGTTCCTCGCGCACTACGAGGAGCTCGTGTCCGGGGTACGGGCGGTGGCCCTGTGCGGCAGCCTCCCGCCGGGCGTGCCCGTGGGCGCGTACGCGGTGCTCGTACGGACGGCCCGCGCGGCCGGAGTCCCCGTCCTGCTGGACACCAGCGGCGAGGCCCTGCGCCGCGGGGTCGCCGCCCGCCCCGAGATCATCAAGCCGAACGCCGCCGAGCTGGCCGAGCTCACCGGCTCCCGCGACCCGCTCCCCGCCAGCCGCGACGCCCGCCGCCGCGGCGCGCACGCGGTGGTCACCTCGCTGGGACCGGCCGGCCTGCTGGCCGCCACCGCCCAGGGCACCTGGCAGGCGGCCCCGCCGCGCCCGCTGTCCGGCAACCCCACCGGAGCAGGCGACTCCGTCGTCGCCGGCCTGCTGTCCGCCCTGGCGGAGGGCCTGGACTGGCCGGACCGTCTCACCCGCGCGGTCGCCCTCTCGGCAGCCACGGTCCTGGCCCCGGTGGCGGGAGAGTTCGACCCCGGCGTCTACGAGGAACTGCGGCAGACCGTCCGCGTGAGGAACGGCAACTGA
- the nagA gene encoding N-acetylglucosamine-6-phosphate deacetylase, translating to MSGSAHSTVLSGARVVLPTGTVAGGRVIVDGGRIAGSAREGAEIVDLTGHWIVPGFVDMHNHGGGGASFTSGTAEDVLRGVRTHRAHGTTTLVASTVTGDLDELARRAGLLAELTQQGEIAGIHFEGPFINACRKGAHKEDLLRDPDPAEVRKLIDAAHGAARMFTLATELPGGLDSVRLLAEHGVIAAIGHTDASYEQTRAAIDAGATVATHLFNAMPALAHREPGPIAALLEDERITVELINDGTHLHPAALELAFHHAGAHRVALITDAMDAAGFGDGTYHLGPLEVEVKGGVARLVEGGSIAGSTLTLDTAFKRSVTLDKLPVESVVQAISANPAKLIGLYDEIGSLEPGKYADLVVLDAAFDVKGVMRRGEWIVSPAL from the coding sequence ATGTCCGGAAGCGCACACAGCACTGTTCTCTCCGGCGCCAGGGTGGTGCTGCCCACCGGGACCGTGGCGGGCGGCCGGGTCATCGTCGACGGCGGCCGCATCGCCGGCAGCGCCCGCGAGGGCGCCGAGATCGTCGACCTGACCGGGCACTGGATCGTCCCCGGCTTCGTCGACATGCACAACCACGGTGGCGGCGGCGCCTCGTTCACCTCCGGCACCGCCGAGGACGTCCTCCGGGGCGTGCGCACCCACCGCGCGCACGGCACCACCACCCTGGTCGCCTCCACCGTCACCGGGGACCTCGACGAACTCGCCCGGCGGGCCGGGCTGCTGGCCGAGCTGACCCAACAGGGCGAGATCGCCGGCATCCACTTCGAGGGGCCGTTCATCAACGCCTGCCGCAAGGGCGCCCACAAGGAGGACCTGCTCCGCGACCCCGACCCGGCCGAGGTCCGCAAGCTCATCGACGCGGCCCACGGCGCCGCCCGCATGTTCACCCTGGCCACCGAACTGCCGGGCGGCCTGGACTCCGTACGGCTGCTGGCCGAGCACGGCGTCATCGCCGCGATCGGGCACACCGACGCCTCGTACGAGCAGACGCGCGCCGCCATCGATGCGGGCGCGACCGTGGCCACCCACCTCTTCAACGCGATGCCCGCGCTCGCGCACCGCGAACCCGGCCCGATCGCCGCCCTCCTGGAGGACGAGCGGATCACCGTCGAGCTCATCAACGACGGCACCCACCTGCACCCCGCCGCCCTCGAACTGGCCTTCCACCACGCGGGCGCACACCGCGTGGCACTGATCACCGACGCCATGGACGCGGCCGGCTTCGGCGACGGGACCTACCACCTCGGTCCGCTGGAGGTCGAGGTCAAGGGCGGTGTGGCCCGCCTCGTCGAGGGCGGTTCCATCGCCGGCTCGACGCTCACCCTCGACACCGCCTTCAAGCGCTCGGTGACCCTCGACAAGCTGCCGGTGGAGTCCGTGGTCCAGGCGATCTCCGCCAACCCGGCCAAGCTGATCGGCCTGTACGACGAGATCGGCTCGCTGGAGCCCGGCAAGTACGCGGACCTCGTCGTCCTGGACGCCGCCTTCGACGTCAAGGGCGTCATGCGGCGCGGCGAATGGATCGTCAGCCCGGCCCTCTGA
- a CDS encoding ROK family protein has product MKHVIALDVGGTGIKAALIAEGGHHPAVAGGGTLLHEARRATGRERGPDAVVETIQDFAAELLATGRERFGRAASAAGVAVPGIVDADNGIAVYAANLGWRDVPLRALLTGRLGGIPVALGHDVRTGGLAEGRIGAGRGADRFLFVPLGTGIAGAIGIAGRIEAGAHGYAGEIGHIVVRPGGPDCGCGQRGCLETLASAAAVSRAWAAASGDPGADAADCAKAVESGDARAREVWLAAVGALADGLVTAITLLDPRTLIIGGGLAEAGETLFTPLRKAVEERVTFQRLPHIVPAALGDTAGCLGAGLLAWDLLATEVPA; this is encoded by the coding sequence GTGAAACACGTCATCGCCCTCGATGTGGGCGGCACCGGGATAAAAGCCGCCCTCATCGCCGAAGGGGGGCACCACCCAGCGGTAGCTGGGGGAGGCACCCTGCTGCACGAAGCGCGCCGCGCCACCGGCCGCGAGCGGGGCCCCGACGCCGTCGTCGAGACGATCCAGGACTTCGCCGCCGAGCTCCTCGCCACCGGGCGGGAACGCTTCGGACGGGCCGCCTCGGCCGCCGGCGTCGCCGTCCCGGGCATCGTCGACGCCGACAACGGAATCGCCGTCTACGCGGCGAACCTCGGCTGGCGCGACGTACCGCTGCGCGCGCTGCTCACCGGGCGCCTCGGCGGGATCCCCGTGGCCCTCGGCCACGACGTGCGCACGGGCGGGCTCGCCGAAGGCCGCATCGGCGCCGGCCGGGGCGCCGACCGCTTCCTCTTCGTCCCGCTCGGCACCGGCATCGCCGGCGCCATCGGCATCGCCGGCCGCATCGAGGCCGGCGCCCACGGGTACGCGGGCGAGATCGGGCACATCGTGGTCCGCCCCGGCGGCCCCGACTGCGGCTGCGGCCAGCGCGGCTGCCTGGAGACACTCGCCTCCGCCGCGGCCGTCAGCCGAGCCTGGGCGGCCGCCTCCGGCGACCCCGGGGCCGACGCCGCCGACTGCGCCAAGGCCGTCGAATCGGGTGACGCGCGCGCCCGCGAGGTCTGGCTGGCCGCCGTAGGAGCCCTCGCCGACGGGCTGGTCACCGCGATCACCCTGCTGGACCCGCGCACGCTGATCATCGGTGGGGGGCTCGCCGAGGCGGGGGAAACCTTGTTCACACCACTACGGAAGGCCGTGGAGGAGCGCGTGACGTTCCAGCGGCTCCCCCACATCGTGCCGGCGGCCCTCGGGGACACCGCCGGCTGCCTGGGCGCAGGGCTGCTCGCCTGGGACCTACTCGCCACGGAGGTACCGGCCTGA
- a CDS encoding ABC transporter substrate-binding protein has translation MKGRYQSLAASGAALCLTAVTLTGCGAIGGLTGDNEVTLRVVAADYGDNPQNSSAAYWKGLAEGFQKDHPDVKVEVSVYSWSEVDAKVAEMVKAGKAPDIAQIGAYADYAAAGKLYSTAELLSVKTEADFLAPLADAGKVKQTQYGMPFVSSTRLLFYNEKLLADAGVTGKDGKGWQPKSWADLEAAAKKLKGAGVPVPFALPLGREEAQAETMMWMLAGGGGYTDNEEGYSIDSADNIKSLEFLRDKMVGQQLVGPVEPGKLDRQAAFEAFAKGEVGMLNGHPTLMKQAEAKGVKYGMVPLPTSDGSPQPAMGVADWVMAFKNGHREQSGKFLDYLYQPKNVTAFTEKYDLLPATTSGYQAKQAATNGSAAQLKPFLAALPSSRLYPVGKKSWAGVSEDIKQKIGTAVQPGGQPAKLLEEIATSARAADKG, from the coding sequence GTGAAGGGCCGTTACCAGAGCCTGGCCGCGTCCGGCGCCGCGCTGTGCCTGACCGCCGTGACGCTGACGGGCTGCGGAGCCATCGGCGGACTCACCGGAGACAACGAGGTGACCCTGCGGGTCGTGGCGGCCGACTACGGGGACAATCCGCAGAACTCCTCGGCGGCCTACTGGAAGGGCCTCGCCGAGGGCTTCCAGAAGGACCACCCCGACGTCAAGGTCGAGGTCAGCGTCTACTCGTGGTCCGAGGTCGACGCCAAGGTCGCCGAGATGGTCAAGGCCGGCAAGGCCCCCGACATCGCGCAGATCGGCGCCTACGCCGACTACGCCGCCGCCGGCAAGCTGTACTCCACGGCCGAGCTGCTCTCGGTGAAGACCGAGGCCGACTTCCTCGCCCCGCTCGCGGACGCCGGGAAGGTCAAGCAGACCCAGTACGGCATGCCCTTCGTCTCCAGCACCCGGCTGCTCTTCTACAACGAGAAGCTGCTGGCCGACGCGGGCGTGACCGGCAAGGACGGCAAGGGCTGGCAGCCGAAGAGCTGGGCCGACCTGGAGGCCGCGGCGAAGAAGCTCAAGGGCGCGGGCGTGCCCGTCCCCTTCGCGCTGCCGCTGGGCCGCGAGGAGGCGCAGGCCGAGACGATGATGTGGATGCTCGCGGGCGGTGGCGGCTACACCGACAACGAAGAGGGCTACTCCATCGACTCCGCCGACAACATCAAGTCGCTGGAGTTCCTGCGGGACAAGATGGTCGGGCAGCAGCTCGTCGGGCCCGTCGAGCCCGGCAAGCTGGACCGCCAGGCCGCCTTCGAGGCCTTCGCCAAGGGCGAGGTCGGCATGCTCAACGGCCACCCGACGCTGATGAAGCAGGCCGAGGCCAAGGGCGTGAAGTACGGCATGGTGCCGCTGCCGACGTCCGACGGCTCCCCGCAGCCGGCGATGGGCGTCGCGGACTGGGTGATGGCCTTCAAGAACGGCCACCGCGAGCAGTCCGGCAAGTTCCTGGACTACCTGTACCAGCCCAAGAACGTGACGGCCTTCACCGAGAAGTACGACCTGCTGCCCGCCACCACCAGCGGCTACCAGGCCAAGCAGGCCGCCACGAACGGTTCGGCGGCCCAGCTGAAGCCCTTCCTGGCGGCGCTGCCCAGCTCGCGGCTCTACCCGGTCGGCAAGAAGTCCTGGGCGGGCGTCAGCGAGGACATCAAGCAGAAGATCGGCACGGCCGTCCAGCCCGGCGGACAGCCCGCCAAGCTGCTGGAGGAGATCGCCACCTCGGCGCGCGCGGCGGACAAGGGCTGA
- a CDS encoding DUF3263 domain-containing protein, which translates to MTDEGQLTATEAAVLAYEGRTWPGPGAKERAIREGLGMTPVRYYQLLNALMDDPRALAHAPGTVNRLRRIREAQRARR; encoded by the coding sequence ATGACGGACGAGGGGCAGCTGACGGCCACGGAGGCCGCGGTGCTCGCGTACGAGGGACGCACCTGGCCGGGGCCCGGAGCCAAGGAACGGGCCATACGGGAAGGACTGGGGATGACCCCCGTCCGCTACTACCAGCTGCTCAACGCCCTCATGGACGACCCGCGTGCCCTGGCCCACGCCCCGGGCACCGTCAACCGCCTGCGGAGGATCCGCGAGGCCCAGCGAGCCCGGCGATAG
- the otsB gene encoding trehalose-phosphatase yields MGSHPHDLPMPVTAAGREGLEALLRAPRRSVVALDFDGTLADIVPDPDQARAHPEAVPALSALAPEVDSVAVVTGRPAGVAVRYGGFAGVPGLEHLVVLGHYGAERWDAVSGIVHAPAEHPGVAAVRAELPGFLDSIGAWRGTWIEEKGRALAVHTRRAQDPAAAFAALREPLTELAARHGLMVEPGRAVLELRPPGMDKGVALTEFLAERDAETVLYAGDDLGDLAAYSAVEKRRADGLPGLLVCSGSAEVPELAARADLVLPGPGSVASFLAALAVALRG; encoded by the coding sequence ATGGGGAGCCATCCGCACGATCTGCCGATGCCCGTCACCGCAGCCGGACGCGAGGGACTCGAAGCCCTGCTCCGCGCACCCCGCCGGTCCGTGGTCGCCCTGGACTTCGACGGCACACTCGCCGACATCGTCCCGGACCCGGACCAGGCCCGGGCACATCCCGAAGCCGTTCCCGCGCTCTCGGCGCTCGCCCCCGAGGTGGACTCGGTGGCCGTGGTCACCGGGCGGCCCGCGGGCGTCGCCGTCCGCTACGGCGGCTTCGCCGGGGTGCCCGGACTGGAACACCTCGTCGTCCTCGGCCACTACGGCGCCGAACGCTGGGACGCCGTGTCCGGCATAGTCCACGCCCCCGCCGAGCACCCCGGGGTGGCGGCCGTACGGGCCGAGCTGCCCGGGTTCCTGGACTCCATCGGGGCCTGGCGCGGCACCTGGATAGAGGAGAAGGGCCGGGCGCTGGCCGTCCACACCCGGCGGGCGCAGGACCCGGCGGCGGCCTTCGCGGCGCTGCGCGAGCCCCTCACGGAGCTGGCCGCCCGGCACGGGCTGATGGTCGAGCCGGGGCGGGCCGTGCTGGAGCTGCGTCCCCCGGGCATGGACAAGGGCGTGGCCCTGACGGAGTTCCTGGCGGAGCGGGACGCGGAGACGGTGCTGTACGCCGGGGACGACCTGGGCGACCTCGCCGCGTACTCGGCCGTCGAGAAGCGCAGGGCCGACGGCCTGCCGGGGCTGCTGGTGTGCAGCGGCTCGGCCGAAGTCCCCGAACTCGCCGCCCGCGCCGACCTGGTCCTCCCCGGACCGGGCTCCGTGGCCTCCTTCCTCGCCGCGCTGGCCGTGGCCCTGCGGGGCTGA
- a CDS encoding alpha,alpha-trehalose-phosphate synthase (UDP-forming), with amino-acid sequence MASQVLVAANRGPLSYALSDDGTLSARRGGGGLVSGLSAALAEQPGALWICAALSDADREAVRQDVSEPGVRMLDIDPTMYDDAYNGIANSVLWFTHHHLYDVPREPVFDAAFRRRWASYVAYNEAFTRALAEEAAQGARVLVQDYHLALVPGQLRELRPDLRIAHFTHTPWASREFLDMLPQDIRGELLWGMLGADVVGFHTRAWADAFAGAAQPDDARRVAVFPLGVDADELRALAHRPEVDEKLAQLRAEVAGRRTIARVDRTELSKNILRGLLAYRELLEVHPEWRGRVVHLASAYPSRQDLKVYRDYTEAVSELAAEINAEFGTEDWQPVLVSVKDDFARSLAVYRMADVALVNPVRDGMNLVAKEIPVVSEAGCAVVLSTGAGAYEELREDALTVNPFDVSQTAEALHAALSMPDEERAERTKRLAAAATALPPSAWFTAQLAALA; translated from the coding sequence ATGGCTTCTCAGGTACTCGTCGCGGCGAACCGCGGCCCGCTCTCCTACGCCCTCTCCGACGACGGCACGCTCAGTGCCCGGCGCGGCGGGGGCGGTCTCGTCTCCGGACTCTCGGCGGCCCTCGCGGAGCAGCCGGGGGCACTGTGGATCTGCGCGGCGCTGTCGGACGCGGACCGGGAGGCGGTCCGGCAGGACGTCTCCGAGCCGGGCGTCCGGATGCTGGACATCGATCCCACGATGTACGACGACGCGTACAACGGCATCGCGAACTCGGTGCTGTGGTTCACCCACCACCACCTCTACGACGTGCCGCGCGAACCGGTCTTCGACGCGGCGTTCCGGCGCCGCTGGGCCTCGTACGTCGCGTACAACGAGGCCTTCACGCGCGCCCTCGCCGAGGAGGCGGCGCAGGGGGCCCGCGTGCTGGTGCAGGACTACCACCTGGCACTGGTCCCGGGGCAGTTGCGGGAGCTGCGGCCGGACCTGCGGATCGCGCACTTCACGCACACGCCGTGGGCCTCGCGGGAGTTCCTGGACATGCTCCCGCAGGACATCCGCGGCGAGCTGCTGTGGGGCATGCTCGGCGCCGACGTGGTGGGCTTCCACACCCGGGCCTGGGCCGACGCCTTCGCGGGCGCCGCGCAGCCGGACGACGCGCGGCGCGTGGCCGTGTTCCCGCTGGGCGTGGACGCCGACGAGCTGCGGGCGCTCGCGCACCGGCCCGAGGTGGACGAGAAGCTGGCGCAGCTGCGGGCGGAGGTCGCGGGCCGCAGGACGATCGCCCGGGTGGACCGGACCGAGCTGTCGAAGAACATCCTGCGGGGCCTGCTGGCCTACCGGGAGCTGCTGGAGGTCCACCCCGAGTGGCGGGGCCGGGTGGTGCACCTGGCCTCGGCGTACCCGTCGCGGCAGGACCTGAAGGTCTACCGGGACTACACGGAGGCCGTCTCGGAGCTGGCCGCGGAGATCAACGCGGAGTTCGGCACGGAGGACTGGCAGCCGGTGCTGGTGTCGGTGAAGGACGACTTCGCGCGGTCGCTGGCGGTCTACCGGATGGCGGACGTGGCGCTGGTGAACCCGGTGCGGGACGGGATGAACCTGGTGGCCAAGGAGATCCCGGTGGTGTCGGAGGCGGGGTGCGCGGTGGTGCTGTCCACGGGGGCGGGGGCGTACGAGGAGCTCCGCGAGGACGCGCTGACGGTGAACCCGTTCGACGTGTCGCAGACGGCGGAGGCGCTGCACGCGGCGCTGTCCATGCCGGATGAGGAGCGTGCGGAGCGCACCAAGCGCCTGGCGGCGGCCGCGACGGCCCTCCCCCCGTCGGCCTGGTTCACGGCCCAGCTCGCCGCCTTGGCCTGA